A single window of Paenibacillus sp. SYP-B4298 DNA harbors:
- a CDS encoding glycosyltransferase family 2 protein → MLVTVIIPVYGKANVLHVTLQALARQHFDAFSVYLVDQGGTIPMDEVRAAFESKLDIHYIDTPASTTVSEKRNLAIRASRGEVVIFLDADTIVCPEFVAEHVAMQRAGHEVVIGYIYGKKGFGREELLYSGEWELDAFLAWFEDVSGRIPDEREKYYEPVHDHLMELPWPWAVFWSGNISVSRSALQRAGGFDHRFVGWGIEDIEVGYRLVKSGYPLILSRAAWAVHVPHEVDEEKRMRDQAANARTFLRKYPSIENELFLVRAASWNKDSNDIGGKFILDEAACDFVIDAVTSSYGTQFLLVGYEERLYSLPQVSVMMDPRKEYADTFTTSDRSVYRLAGLCMPFEYDTFDACIITPVWRGYRPELLSRLLMEAMRVSRVCYCICPGNESIPLLAAIAGLKKLGSTMEYSVTSDIAKRVRLIICSDRVTVH, encoded by the coding sequence ATGCTCGTGACGGTTATCATCCCGGTATATGGCAAAGCAAATGTTCTGCACGTCACACTACAAGCGCTTGCCCGCCAGCATTTTGATGCTTTCTCCGTCTACCTGGTCGATCAGGGCGGCACGATTCCGATGGATGAGGTGCGGGCTGCATTTGAAAGCAAGCTGGATATTCATTATATCGATACGCCTGCCAGTACGACGGTCTCAGAGAAACGAAATCTGGCGATCCGGGCGTCGCGTGGAGAGGTCGTGATCTTCCTGGATGCGGACACGATCGTCTGTCCCGAATTTGTGGCCGAGCATGTGGCGATGCAGCGTGCCGGCCATGAGGTCGTTATCGGTTATATCTATGGGAAGAAGGGCTTCGGGCGGGAGGAGCTGCTGTATTCGGGCGAGTGGGAGCTGGATGCTTTTCTCGCGTGGTTCGAAGATGTATCCGGGCGCATCCCGGATGAACGGGAAAAATATTATGAGCCGGTTCACGACCATCTGATGGAGCTCCCATGGCCGTGGGCGGTGTTCTGGTCAGGCAATATCTCGGTCTCCCGGTCCGCACTCCAGCGTGCGGGTGGCTTCGATCACAGGTTTGTCGGATGGGGAATCGAAGATATTGAAGTAGGCTATCGGCTCGTCAAATCGGGCTACCCGCTCATCTTAAGCCGGGCGGCCTGGGCTGTGCATGTGCCTCATGAAGTGGATGAGGAGAAGCGAATGAGGGATCAAGCTGCCAACGCCAGAACCTTCCTGCGCAAGTATCCCTCCATCGAGAATGAATTATTTCTGGTCAGAGCAGCGTCCTGGAACAAGGATTCCAATGACATCGGCGGAAAATTCATTCTCGATGAAGCGGCATGCGACTTCGTCATCGATGCTGTGACGTCGAGTTACGGCACCCAATTTTTACTTGTGGGTTATGAGGAAAGGCTGTATTCGTTGCCCCAAGTGAGTGTAATGATGGACCCTCGTAAGGAATATGCGGACACGTTCACGACTTCGGATAGAAGCGTCTACAGGCTGGCTGGGCTCTGTATGCCATTTGAATACGATACCTTCGATGCTTGCATCATCACGCCAGTATGGAGAGGGTACCGCCCGGAGCTGCTGAGCAGGCTGCTCATGGAGGCAATGCGGGTGTCCCGTGTGTGCTATTGCATATGTCCTGGCAACGAGTCGATTCCACTGCTGGCGGCTATCGCCGGCTTGAAGAAGCTGGGAAGCACGATGGAGTATAGCGTGACAAGCGACATCGCTAAGCGTGTTAGACTGATCATCTGTTCAGATAGGGTAACGGTTCATTGA
- a CDS encoding glycosyltransferase, protein MNILIISRGNGFGHAKRDLLVARALTGLNHEVTIASYSSGYQYLRRVYSGNLIDLELPAAGGSADRVLKLLNVIRATQPDGIVVDEEVLVLPIARSMGIPTCFITNWMEDEKETLGFLQMADRIAIVDVQAHWMFPMPESLQARIRFVGPVVEVPEAAADKEKKIIITSGSPTIADVPFFMKAIAALKGEQEYVKLVYSGTLTKSLQRLEDESTHCIADPSSFMEEVSSSSLVVCRGGHTTLWELASLGIPAIAVPRREEVNPYNIVYAKQMGERGYVRWLQEADMDTDVLASYARGILGGQDKLQSYDDDGSSVDHLVACVLDSLSLRREENPLCS, encoded by the coding sequence ATGAACATATTAATTATATCCAGAGGGAACGGCTTCGGACATGCGAAGCGGGATCTACTCGTCGCCAGGGCGCTGACCGGGTTGAATCACGAGGTTACGATTGCCTCCTATTCCTCCGGGTATCAGTATTTGCGAAGGGTCTATTCCGGCAACCTGATTGATCTGGAGCTGCCAGCCGCCGGAGGCAGTGCCGACCGCGTGTTGAAGCTGCTGAATGTGATACGCGCGACGCAACCGGATGGCATCGTCGTCGACGAGGAGGTGCTCGTGCTTCCGATTGCCAGAAGCATGGGGATACCGACCTGCTTCATTACGAATTGGATGGAGGACGAGAAGGAGACACTAGGCTTTCTGCAGATGGCAGATCGAATTGCTATCGTGGATGTGCAGGCGCACTGGATGTTTCCGATGCCGGAGTCCCTTCAGGCGAGGATCAGATTTGTTGGCCCTGTGGTCGAGGTGCCCGAAGCGGCTGCGGACAAAGAGAAGAAGATTATTATTACTTCGGGCTCGCCAACGATCGCGGATGTGCCGTTCTTCATGAAGGCGATAGCGGCGTTAAAGGGCGAACAGGAGTATGTTAAGCTCGTGTACAGCGGTACATTGACGAAATCTCTGCAGCGGTTGGAGGATGAATCGACGCATTGTATTGCAGACCCGTCCTCCTTTATGGAAGAGGTGAGCTCCAGCTCACTCGTGGTATGCCGCGGCGGACACACGACATTATGGGAGCTGGCGTCGCTGGGAATTCCCGCTATAGCAGTGCCGCGCCGGGAAGAGGTCAATCCGTATAATATCGTATACGCCAAGCAGATGGGCGAGCGGGGCTATGTCCGCTGGCTGCAGGAAGCCGATATGGATACGGATGTGCTCGCTTCGTATGCGAGGGGGATTCTGGGGGGGCAGGATAAGCTCCAATCGTATGACGACGACGGAAGCTCAGTGGATCATCTGGTCGCTTGCGTGCTGGACAGCCTGTCGCTTCGCCGTGAGGAGAATCCGTTATGCTCGTGA
- a CDS encoding ATP-binding cassette domain-containing protein yields the protein MWLMRVKNKRKVIPWTLFALLVTLFKGVLPAVRIFLFGYAVQQILSGAAVDHVIMLMVWFAAATVAEKVMDSLYTVALEGLRVHLGRSAKELFIDRYNDAPYQQLLNRSFSESAEKAANGLDRGHRILTLGLDVLSAAITLLSLGTALWFVTKIGCLVMVVTFAFVVFKQYKLGRQMFNIENQLSGKRIRENYYRGTIMDAHLSKERKLFGYSPYIFELWRSTFTEISKTNQSFLLTSQRTTGLMQIGQLLLISAAYMVSIITASSSIGGLIIAFQLIDELLGKANAFVLELRLFTGELLVSSNLTRFLSSDAVFKAEARTRGVDKEIVLSQIGFTYPNSEQPVLTNVSMQLRTGELVGLVGENGAGKTTLCNIVCGLLEPTEGEVWVDGKRSMDADRLGAVSVAYADFARFPLTVEQNIGMNREWNEAARLLAQDIIQRSGDRRLGAGYSDGTELSGGQWQRVAVARAMANTKTMLVLDEPTAAMDPIMEENVVRGIKHFVNQGKAALLVAHRVSTVMHCDKVYVMHNGHIVQYGEPLRLLEEDGVFRDMYGAQVALLRKQGNTASAG from the coding sequence ATGTGGCTGATGAGAGTGAAGAATAAGCGGAAGGTGATTCCGTGGACGCTGTTTGCGTTGCTCGTGACGTTGTTCAAGGGCGTGCTGCCTGCAGTGCGCATTTTCCTGTTCGGCTATGCAGTTCAGCAGATCCTGTCCGGTGCTGCCGTTGATCACGTGATCATGCTGATGGTCTGGTTTGCCGCTGCTACCGTCGCGGAGAAGGTCATGGACTCTTTATATACCGTCGCGCTGGAGGGACTGCGTGTTCATCTGGGCCGCTCGGCAAAAGAACTGTTCATCGATCGCTATAATGATGCGCCTTATCAACAGTTGCTGAATCGTTCCTTCTCCGAATCGGCTGAGAAGGCGGCGAACGGCCTGGATCGCGGGCATCGGATTCTCACCCTTGGTCTGGATGTACTCAGTGCAGCGATCACGCTCCTCAGTCTGGGCACCGCGCTATGGTTCGTCACGAAGATCGGCTGTCTGGTCATGGTCGTGACCTTTGCCTTTGTAGTGTTCAAGCAATATAAGCTCGGGCGTCAGATGTTTAACATTGAGAATCAATTATCCGGCAAGCGTATTCGGGAAAATTATTACCGCGGCACGATTATGGATGCTCATCTCAGCAAAGAGCGCAAGCTGTTCGGCTATTCCCCCTATATTTTCGAGCTTTGGAGAAGCACATTTACCGAAATCAGCAAGACGAATCAGTCCTTCCTCCTGACTTCCCAGAGAACGACGGGACTGATGCAGATCGGCCAGCTTCTTCTGATCTCGGCTGCTTACATGGTATCGATCATAACCGCAAGCTCTTCCATCGGCGGTCTGATCATCGCATTCCAACTGATCGACGAGCTGCTTGGCAAAGCGAATGCCTTCGTGCTGGAGCTTCGCTTATTTACCGGGGAGCTGCTCGTTTCCTCGAATCTCACCCGCTTCCTCTCCTCCGATGCCGTCTTCAAGGCTGAGGCACGCACGAGAGGAGTAGACAAGGAGATCGTATTGAGCCAGATCGGCTTTACTTATCCCAATAGCGAGCAGCCGGTGCTTACGAATGTGAGCATGCAGCTTCGGACAGGCGAGCTGGTTGGGTTAGTGGGCGAGAATGGAGCAGGAAAAACAACGCTCTGCAATATCGTATGCGGCCTGCTGGAGCCGACAGAAGGCGAGGTATGGGTCGATGGCAAGCGAAGCATGGATGCGGACAGACTAGGGGCCGTCTCGGTTGCTTATGCCGACTTCGCCCGCTTTCCGCTGACGGTGGAGCAGAACATCGGGATGAACCGCGAGTGGAACGAGGCTGCACGTCTTCTGGCACAGGACATCATCCAGCGTAGCGGAGACAGGCGGCTTGGGGCAGGCTACTCAGACGGCACCGAGCTATCGGGAGGGCAGTGGCAGCGCGTGGCTGTCGCCCGGGCGATGGCCAATACGAAGACGATGCTCGTGCTGGATGAGCCTACAGCGGCGATGGACCCGATTATGGAGGAGAACGTTGTGCGAGGCATCAAGCATTTCGTGAACCAAGGCAAAGCGGCGCTGCTCGTCGCGCATCGCGTCAGTACGGTCATGCATTGCGACAAAGTCTATGTCATGCATAATGGGCACATCGTACAGTACGGAGAGCCGTTGCGGCTGCTGGAGGAGGATGGCGTATTCCGGGATATGTACGGGGCGCAGGTCGCTCTGTTGCGCAAGCAGGGCAATACGGCATCCGCCGGATGA